The window CATTTTAAGCATGACACCGGTGGTATCGGCAAATACCCCGAACAGGCTGCTGGCATGAGGGCCTGCTGCCAGACCCACCCCGATACGGTACCGTCCCTTGGCCTTCCCTGACTCCTGCTGCTCTTTCCATGCATCCTTCCAGCCAAAAAGCTCAAGTCCTCTTAAGAGACAATCCCTGATGCGGTAATTTCCCAAATTCTGTCCCCGCAGGTCCGTATCATTGGGATTAAATAAATTCTTTTTCATCAGGGAAGGCAGATCAAATTGCATTTTCATTGCGATCTGGTTCAACTGGCTGTTAAATGCATAAAACAACTGAGGAGAACCAAAGCCTCTCATGGCTCCTGCTACAGAACAGTTGGTATATGCAGTATAAGCTCGGTAACGCATATTGGGAATATCAAAAAGCTTAAAAAATTTTCCTCCTGCCGCCCATGCCACGCTTGAGGTGGCTCCGCTGTGAGCTCCGGCACTTAAATAAACCTTATAGTCGCAGGCAATTACCTTTCCGTCTGCTTTTACTCCCGTGCGGATATAAATGGTCTCCCCATGGCGGGTTGTGGATGACGAAATATCCTGCCTCCTGGTGTATACCAGCTTTACGGGCCTGCCGCATTTCATGGACAAAAGAGCTGCAACGGGCTCTGTAATCAGATCGATCTTTCCCCCGAATCCCCCTCCCATTGCCGGGTTCAACACCCGGATGCGGTTCATGGGAAGGCTGAATATTTTACTTAAATTCAGCCTCTGTCCGAACACATCCTGGCTGGGCGTATATACCGTCAGCTTACCGTCGGGATCATAAACTGCCAGCGAAACGTGGGGCTCTAAGGCTGCATGATGGATAGGCGGCACCCGGTAGGTCTGCTCAAATATACGGTCTGCTTCGGCAAATCCATTGTCCAGATCCCCGCCGGAAAGACAAACCTCTTCCATTAAGTTTCCTCCTTCATGAATGGGGCATGCCCCTTCTGCCAGGGCTTCTTCCGGATCTAAATAAAAGGGCAGGGGCTCATATTCCACCTGGATCAGTTTTATTGCACTGGCCGCAATCAGGGGAGTTTCCGCCGCAACGGCAGCTACCTTATCCCCCACGTAACGGACCACGTCTTCAAAAACCAGCTCCGACGGCTTAAAGGATGAATCCTCCCCATTTCCATTGTAGCGCACTTTGGGTGAATCCCGGTAACATACAACCCCATGTACCCCTTCCAGCGCTTCTGCGGCAGACACATCAATGGATTTGATTTTTGCATGGGCAAACGGGCTGAACAGCACTTGTGCATAAAGCATTCCCGGCAGCTTCATATCTCCTGTATAGAGAAGGTTTCCCGTAACCTTGGAAT of the Lacrimispora indolis DSM 755 genome contains:
- a CDS encoding xanthine dehydrogenase family protein molybdopterin-binding subunit, with protein sequence MREDEFQNGVLGKSHPVLNVNSKVTGNLLYTGDMKLPGMLYAQVLFSPFAHAKIKSIDVSAAEALEGVHGVVCYRDSPKVRYNGNGEDSSFKPSELVFEDVVRYVGDKVAAVAAETPLIAASAIKLIQVEYEPLPFYLDPEEALAEGACPIHEGGNLMEEVCLSGGDLDNGFAEADRIFEQTYRVPPIHHAALEPHVSLAVYDPDGKLTVYTPSQDVFGQRLNLSKIFSLPMNRIRVLNPAMGGGFGGKIDLITEPVAALLSMKCGRPVKLVYTRRQDISSSTTRHGETIYIRTGVKADGKVIACDYKVYLSAGAHSGATSSVAWAAGGKFFKLFDIPNMRYRAYTAYTNCSVAGAMRGFGSPQLFYAFNSQLNQIAMKMQFDLPSLMKKNLFNPNDTDLRGQNLGNYRIRDCLLRGLELFGWKDAWKEQQESGKAKGRYRIGVGLAAGPHASSLFGVFADTTGVMLKMNEDGSLTIFTGVSDMGNGSNTIQMMLVSEVLGISMDRIACVKTDTELTLFDVGAYASRGTYVGGGAALKAAREMKEKILLEASEILGCPARELVLRNNGVWMADGSGAGISMDRIAAHAHNEHEKDLVAAVTFGSLAVPISGGVHLVKVQVDTKTGEVKPLAYTAVHDVGKVLNPASVEGQLHGGIMMGLGYALSEELSYDEKGALRQRRLGDCGLFRADQMPEIQTEFLDSYESTGPYGAKSIGECATVPSAAAVANAVSNALGHEITRLPIRPNAVLEAIYSEAVK